A part of Verrucomicrobiia bacterium genomic DNA contains:
- a CDS encoding bifunctional nuclease domain-containing protein yields MKNDVVPVQIRGILPANSGCALFVGNDSKVFVINVEPAMGQVIGMFLRETPKERPLTHDLIANILKGFSISVERVVITELKNSTYFARLILHQQNELARKIVEIDARPSDCLAMATAQKRPIYVSAALFEQVEDMTEVLDRINENGGELE; encoded by the coding sequence ATGAAGAATGATGTCGTGCCGGTGCAGATTCGCGGAATTTTACCTGCAAATAGCGGATGCGCCCTCTTCGTCGGCAACGATTCCAAAGTTTTCGTCATCAACGTCGAGCCGGCCATGGGTCAGGTCATCGGCATGTTCCTCCGTGAAACTCCCAAGGAACGTCCCCTCACCCACGACCTCATCGCCAACATTCTTAAAGGCTTCAGCATTTCCGTCGAACGCGTCGTCATCACCGAACTGAAAAATTCCACCTACTTCGCCCGCCTGATTTTGCACCAGCAAAATGAACTCGCGCGCAAAATCGTTGAAATTGACGCCCGCCCCAGCGATTGTCTCGCGATGGCCACCGCCCAGAAACGTCCGATTTACGTCTCCGCCGCTCTTTTCGAGCAGGTCGAGGACATGACCGAAGTCCTTGACCGCATCAACGAAAACGGCGGCGAGTTGGAATAA
- a CDS encoding CheR family methyltransferase yields the protein MSDPVTDKEELRKPVEGLPLLNPDEAEEELGEEIDNIVPTRGYQTLPMVGLGGSAGSIGPLQQFFKAMAPDSGMVFVVILHLAPEHQSTLPELLQRCTPMRVFSAEDGQKVEANTVYVIPPGKFLSSVDGRLQLTNLVPERGRRVTIDLFFRTMADTHGSHSAAIIFSGSDGDGSIGIKRIKERGGLTIAQDPEEAEHGDMPRAAIATGMVDWVLRVEEMPARLLEYNRREQSLKLPPEEGPQPAQAARESSEEREVALRDVLAYLQTRTARDFSYYKRATILRRIGRRMQVNGIEDLPGYLTYLRTHPGESGALLQDLLIPVTNFFRDRESFQKLEKHIPELFQGKGTGDMVRVWVAACATGEEAYSIAMLLTEYASKLEAPPSIQIFASDLGEEAIQAAREGIYPEAIAADVSEERLRRFFAKEHGCYRVRRELRETVLFALHDLLKDSPFSRIDLISCRNLLIYLNRGAQRRIFEIFHFSLRPDGLLFLGASETMEGSELFDVLDKKARLYAPRNLPRKVGNGAPSFLIAPLKRSRERPVVPQIVTGGAMAEKPASESEGPAGEKRTHSWSELHYKLLENLAPPSLIVNQEYEIRHLSEHANRFLQFTGGEPSRNLLQVIHPMLRIELRAALYRAMQSKDTAEALDVPLEVGGHSWLVTIRVSMAQHIAPEFLLVVFESREPAQPQTRKEASGYPGDSIASALERELEEMKTHLRDTVEQYEASTEELKASNEELQAMNEELHSATEELETSREELESVNEELITVNQEMKSSVEDLAHANSDLNNLMASTAIATIFLDRDLHITRFTPAAVDIFKLIPTDAGRPLTDLTHRLDYPALSEDAKQVLARLVPIEREVKEQGGNWFLARLLPYRTAEDRIGGIVLTFVNITERKANEKTLLETKDKLELANRTLEEKISERTVELTDSVEELEAFSYTVAHDMRAPLRAMQGFAALILEEHAAQLDEDARKYLGRIQTSSDRLDRLIREVLNYNRMARQELLLEPVDLAALVPEILNSYPNLQKPDVEVQVEQPLPVVIGNDVALTQIFANLLGNAVKFVRTGVKAKIRIYAEAVKIGDSVRFWIEDNGIGIEPANYEKIFRMFQYLNRPGLYEGSGIGLAIVRKAAEKMGGQVGLESVPGQGSRFWIQLKAAKKPGDKPV from the coding sequence ATGTCTGACCCGGTCACAGATAAAGAAGAATTGCGCAAGCCCGTTGAGGGGTTGCCGTTGCTTAATCCCGATGAGGCCGAGGAGGAATTGGGTGAGGAGATTGATAATATCGTTCCCACGCGCGGGTATCAGACTTTGCCGATGGTGGGACTGGGCGGTTCCGCGGGGAGCATCGGGCCGCTGCAACAATTTTTCAAAGCCATGGCGCCGGATTCGGGAATGGTTTTTGTGGTCATACTGCATCTCGCGCCGGAACACCAAAGCACCCTGCCGGAGTTGTTGCAGCGTTGCACGCCGATGCGAGTTTTCAGCGCGGAAGACGGGCAGAAAGTCGAAGCGAATACTGTCTATGTCATCCCACCGGGGAAATTTTTGAGTTCGGTGGACGGACGGTTGCAGTTGACGAACCTGGTGCCCGAGCGCGGACGGCGGGTGACGATTGATCTTTTTTTTCGCACGATGGCGGACACGCATGGGTCGCATTCGGCGGCGATTATTTTTTCGGGCAGCGATGGAGATGGCTCGATTGGCATCAAGCGCATCAAAGAACGCGGCGGCCTCACTATCGCGCAGGACCCGGAGGAAGCGGAGCATGGGGACATGCCGCGCGCGGCGATTGCGACCGGCATGGTGGACTGGGTGTTGCGGGTGGAAGAAATGCCCGCGCGGCTGCTGGAATACAATCGCCGCGAACAGTCCTTGAAACTACCGCCCGAGGAGGGGCCGCAGCCAGCGCAGGCCGCTCGTGAAAGCTCGGAGGAACGCGAGGTCGCGCTCCGGGATGTGCTGGCCTATTTGCAGACGCGCACCGCGCGGGATTTTTCGTATTATAAACGGGCGACCATTCTGCGGCGCATCGGACGGCGCATGCAGGTCAACGGCATCGAGGATCTGCCGGGTTATTTGACGTACCTGAGAACGCATCCGGGCGAGTCGGGCGCGCTGCTGCAGGACCTGTTGATTCCGGTCACGAATTTCTTCCGCGACCGGGAAAGTTTTCAAAAACTGGAAAAGCATATTCCCGAATTGTTTCAGGGAAAAGGCACGGGAGATATGGTGCGCGTGTGGGTGGCGGCCTGTGCGACCGGCGAGGAAGCTTATTCCATTGCGATGCTGCTGACGGAATATGCGAGCAAACTGGAAGCGCCGCCGTCCATCCAAATTTTCGCCAGCGACCTGGGAGAGGAAGCCATTCAAGCCGCCCGCGAAGGGATTTATCCCGAGGCGATTGCGGCGGATGTTTCAGAAGAACGGCTGCGCCGATTTTTTGCCAAGGAACACGGGTGCTACCGGGTGCGGCGCGAATTGCGGGAAACGGTTTTGTTCGCGCTGCATGATCTTTTGAAGGACTCGCCGTTCTCGCGGATTGATTTGATCTCCTGCCGCAATCTTTTGATTTACCTCAATCGCGGGGCGCAGCGGCGAATCTTCGAGATCTTCCATTTTTCTCTGCGGCCGGACGGACTGCTTTTTCTGGGCGCGTCCGAAACGATGGAGGGCAGCGAATTATTCGACGTGCTCGACAAGAAGGCGCGGTTGTATGCGCCGCGGAATTTGCCGCGAAAAGTGGGAAATGGCGCGCCCTCTTTTTTGATTGCGCCGTTGAAACGCTCGCGCGAACGCCCGGTCGTGCCGCAAATCGTGACGGGCGGCGCCATGGCGGAAAAGCCGGCTTCCGAATCGGAAGGGCCCGCAGGAGAAAAGCGCACGCATTCGTGGAGTGAGCTGCATTATAAACTGCTGGAAAACCTGGCGCCCCCTTCGCTGATCGTCAATCAGGAATATGAAATCAGGCATCTCTCCGAGCATGCGAACCGGTTTCTGCAATTTACGGGCGGAGAGCCGAGCCGCAATCTGCTACAAGTGATCCATCCGATGTTGCGGATTGAATTGCGGGCGGCTTTGTATCGGGCGATGCAATCCAAAGACACTGCGGAAGCGCTCGATGTTCCACTGGAGGTGGGGGGCCATTCCTGGCTGGTCACCATCCGCGTCTCAATGGCGCAGCATATCGCGCCAGAATTTTTGCTCGTGGTGTTTGAAAGCCGCGAACCGGCGCAACCGCAGACGCGGAAGGAAGCTTCGGGCTACCCGGGTGATTCCATTGCCAGTGCGCTGGAACGGGAATTGGAAGAGATGAAGACGCATTTGCGGGACACCGTCGAGCAGTACGAAGCGTCCACCGAGGAACTCAAGGCCAGCAATGAAGAACTGCAGGCGATGAACGAAGAATTGCACTCGGCGACGGAGGAATTGGAGACGAGCCGGGAAGAGCTGGAGTCCGTGAATGAAGAATTGATCACGGTGAACCAGGAAATGAAAAGCAGCGTGGAGGATCTGGCCCATGCGAACAGCGATCTCAATAACCTGATGGCCTCGACGGCGATTGCGACGATTTTTCTGGATCGCGACTTGCATATCACCCGTTTTACTCCCGCGGCGGTGGATATTTTTAAATTGATCCCGACGGATGCCGGGCGTCCGTTGACCGATCTGACGCATCGGCTGGATTATCCGGCGCTTTCCGAAGACGCGAAGCAGGTGCTGGCGCGGCTGGTGCCGATCGAGCGGGAAGTGAAAGAACAGGGGGGCAACTGGTTTCTGGCGCGGTTGCTGCCGTATCGGACGGCGGAAGATCGCATCGGGGGAATTGTGCTGACATTCGTCAATATCACCGAGCGCAAGGCGAATGAAAAAACGCTGCTGGAGACGAAAGACAAATTGGAACTGGCGAACCGGACGCTGGAGGAAAAAATTTCGGAACGCACGGTGGAATTGACGGACAGCGTGGAGGAGTTGGAGGCGTTTTCGTACACGGTAGCCCACGACATGCGGGCGCCGCTGCGGGCGATGCAGGGTTTTGCGGCGTTGATTTTGGAAGAGCATGCGGCGCAGTTGGACGAAGACGCCCGGAAGTATTTGGGCCGTATCCAGACATCGTCCGACCGGCTGGACCGCCTGATCCGCGAGGTGTTGAATTATAATCGCATGGCGAGACAGGAACTGCTGCTGGAACCGGTGGACCTGGCGGCGCTGGTTCCGGAGATTTTGAATTCGTATCCGAACCTGCAAAAGCCCGATGTGGAAGTGCAGGTGGAGCAGCCTCTCCCGGTGGTGATCGGCAACGACGTGGCGCTCACGCAAATATTTGCGAACCTGCTGGGGAACGCGGTCAAATTTGTCCGTACGGGAGTCAAGGCGAAGATTCGGATTTACGCAGAGGCGGTCAAGATTGGCGATTCCGTCCGTTTTTGGATTGAAGACAACGGCATCGGCATCGAGCCAGCGAATTACGAAAAGATTTTTAGAATGTTTCAGTATTTGAACCGTCCAGGACTTTACGAGGGGTCGGGCATTGGGCTGGCCATTGTGCGCAAAGCGGCGGAAAAAATGGGGGGGCAGGTCGGATTGGAATCCGTGCCCGGTCAGGGGAGCCGTTTTTGGATACAGCTTAAAGCTGCTAAAAAGCCTGGTGACAAACCTGTATGA
- the holA gene encoding DNA polymerase III subunit delta, with translation MPSSAKSSAPLVLVCGDDDFAVKQRAKELFNQWSEELGGMDHEIIDASAANSGEALKALAKLREALQTLPFFGSGKAVWLRDCNFLGDERAASAAAVTESLGELAQELKDFAWQSVRLIISAGKVDKRKVFYKTLDKLGTVESFAGWSIDDRDWAQQAETWARQALRERKKEISDEALAELVNNVGPNARLLAGEVEKLSLFLADRPEAEVADITTICTRNKSARAFALGDALGDRDLPRLLRTLDEELWEMKFDKDKSEIGLLYGLIGKVRAMILLKEMLREGWIKPDADYNRFKSQLERVPAAQLPEDKRYNPLSLNPYVLYKALPQARRYSQAELIQAMDLLLKCNQRLVSSGLDDSLILQQTLVQIVEIPRAKTAASR, from the coding sequence ATGCCTTCGTCCGCCAAGTCGTCCGCGCCACTCGTGCTGGTTTGTGGCGATGACGATTTCGCCGTCAAACAGCGCGCCAAGGAACTCTTCAACCAATGGTCCGAGGAACTCGGTGGCATGGACCATGAAATCATTGATGCCTCCGCCGCCAACAGCGGCGAAGCCTTGAAGGCGCTCGCGAAATTGCGCGAAGCCTTGCAAACCCTTCCCTTCTTCGGCAGCGGCAAAGCCGTCTGGCTTCGCGATTGCAATTTTCTCGGCGACGAACGCGCTGCCAGCGCCGCCGCCGTCACCGAATCGCTCGGCGAACTCGCGCAAGAACTAAAAGATTTTGCCTGGCAAAGCGTCCGCCTCATCATCAGCGCCGGCAAGGTGGACAAACGAAAAGTTTTTTACAAAACGCTCGACAAGCTCGGCACCGTGGAAAGTTTCGCCGGCTGGAGCATTGATGACCGCGATTGGGCGCAGCAGGCCGAGACGTGGGCGCGCCAGGCCTTGCGCGAACGCAAAAAAGAAATCTCCGATGAAGCCCTCGCCGAACTCGTCAACAACGTCGGCCCCAACGCCCGCCTGCTCGCCGGCGAAGTCGAAAAGCTTTCCCTTTTTCTCGCTGACCGTCCCGAAGCCGAGGTCGCCGACATCACCACTATATGCACCCGCAACAAATCCGCGCGCGCCTTCGCCCTCGGCGATGCCCTTGGCGACCGTGATCTTCCCCGCCTCTTGCGGACGCTCGACGAGGAGTTGTGGGAAATGAAATTCGACAAGGACAAATCGGAAATCGGTTTGCTCTACGGTCTCATCGGCAAAGTCCGCGCCATGATCCTGCTCAAGGAAATGTTGCGCGAAGGCTGGATCAAACCCGATGCCGATTACAATCGCTTCAAATCCCAACTCGAACGCGTCCCCGCCGCGCAACTGCCCGAAGACAAGCGTTACAATCCCCTTTCGCTCAATCCGTATGTGCTTTACAAAGCCTTGCCACAAGCCCGCCGCTACAGCCAGGCCGAATTGATCCAGGCGATGGATCTGCTTTTGAAATGCAATCAGCGCCTGGTTTCCAGCGGCCTTGATGATTCACTCATTCTCCAGCAAACACTTGTGCAAATCGTGGAAATCCCGCGCGCCAAAACCGCCGCCAGCCGTTAA
- the tsf gene encoding translation elongation factor Ts, producing MAEITAAAVGKLREMTNAGLMDCKKALTEAAGDMDKAVDILRKKGAASAAKKASRAANEGVIATTIQPGAKAGILVEVNCETDFVARNEGFVAFCNEVASTLLANPKADLEAMRTAQVAKIGENIQISRFHRLEVSGNGLVAAYIHPGAKVGVLVEVGAGKEATTGSEDFKQLVRDITLQIAAGHPYVVSREEVDPAVIAKEKEIILASDDMKKLEGKPAQAIAKIVEGKLDKKFFQGYCLLDQGFVKRNSEVTVKEHLGSVAKQLGDEITIRRFVRFQIGESEAEAVAPAA from the coding sequence ATGGCTGAGATTACCGCCGCTGCTGTCGGCAAGTTACGCGAAATGACGAATGCCGGTTTGATGGATTGCAAGAAGGCTTTGACCGAAGCCGCCGGCGACATGGACAAGGCCGTGGATATTCTGCGCAAAAAAGGCGCGGCATCAGCGGCGAAGAAGGCGTCGCGCGCGGCGAACGAAGGCGTGATCGCCACGACGATTCAGCCGGGCGCGAAAGCGGGCATCCTGGTCGAAGTGAATTGCGAAACGGATTTTGTGGCGCGCAATGAAGGCTTCGTCGCGTTTTGTAATGAGGTTGCGAGCACGCTGCTCGCGAATCCGAAGGCGGACCTCGAAGCGATGCGCACGGCGCAGGTCGCCAAGATCGGTGAGAACATCCAGATCTCGCGTTTCCATCGCCTCGAAGTGAGCGGCAACGGATTGGTCGCGGCTTACATTCATCCGGGCGCGAAAGTCGGCGTGCTGGTGGAAGTCGGCGCGGGCAAGGAAGCGACGACCGGCAGCGAGGATTTCAAGCAGTTGGTTCGCGACATCACTTTGCAGATCGCGGCGGGGCATCCGTACGTGGTTTCACGCGAGGAAGTGGACCCGGCGGTGATCGCGAAGGAAAAAGAAATCATCCTGGCGAGCGATGACATGAAGAAACTGGAGGGCAAGCCGGCGCAGGCGATCGCCAAGATTGTTGAAGGCAAGCTGGACAAGAAATTTTTCCAGGGTTACTGCCTGCTCGATCAGGGCTTCGTGAAACGCAATTCCGAAGTGACGGTGAAGGAACATCTCGGCTCGGTGGCCAAGCAGTTGGGTGACGAGATAACGATCCGCCGTTTCGTGCGTTTTCAAATTGGTGAATCGGAAGCGGAAGCGGTTGCTCCGGCGGCGTAA
- the rpsB gene encoding 30S ribosomal protein S2 — protein MISIGVKELLESGVHFGHQTKRWNPKMKPFIFDARNGIHIIDLSKTLAGLQAACDFMQSTVSKGGRVLFVGTKKQAQQAVKETAKECGQFYVTERWLGGTLTNFQTVKRSIARLKQIEKMETDGSINNYVKQEQSMLRREAARQFKYFDGIRAMDKYPAFMFVVDIKREHNAVAEARRLNIPVVAIVDTNCDPDLVTFPIAGNDDAIRSVRVILSTVGQVITQAHAEYEAKYARRKTAEEVEAPAAPAAPAPEAAPATAEQIATLQA, from the coding sequence ATGATTAGTATCGGCGTAAAAGAATTGTTGGAATCAGGCGTCCATTTCGGACATCAGACGAAGCGTTGGAACCCCAAGATGAAGCCTTTCATCTTCGACGCGCGCAATGGCATTCACATCATTGACTTGAGCAAGACCCTCGCGGGTTTGCAGGCGGCGTGTGATTTCATGCAGAGCACGGTCAGCAAAGGCGGCCGCGTCCTGTTCGTCGGCACCAAGAAGCAGGCCCAGCAGGCGGTGAAGGAAACCGCAAAGGAATGCGGACAATTTTATGTGACGGAACGCTGGCTCGGCGGCACGCTCACGAATTTTCAGACGGTCAAGCGCTCCATCGCCCGGCTCAAGCAAATCGAGAAGATGGAGACGGACGGCTCGATCAATAATTATGTCAAGCAGGAGCAATCCATGTTGCGCCGCGAGGCCGCGCGCCAGTTCAAGTATTTTGACGGCATTCGCGCGATGGACAAGTATCCGGCGTTCATGTTCGTGGTGGACATCAAGCGCGAACACAACGCGGTCGCCGAAGCGCGCCGTTTGAACATCCCGGTCGTCGCGATCGTGGACACGAATTGTGATCCGGACTTGGTGACTTTCCCAATCGCAGGCAACGACGACGCGATCCGTTCGGTGCGCGTCATCCTGAGCACGGTTGGCCAGGTGATCACGCAGGCGCACGCGGAATACGAAGCGAAGTACGCGCGCCGCAAGACGGCTGAAGAAGTGGAAGCCCCGGCAGCGCCGGCCGCTCCCGCACCGGAAGCCGCGCCCGCGACCGCCGAGCAGATCGCCACGCTCCAGGCTTAA
- a CDS encoding tetratricopeptide repeat protein, with protein sequence MRHTPAIFLSFALSLFVTTTAFANDADKLMADGSAKFAHGDFTNAIADFSEAIKLEPKNANAHLDRAIARQNIGDIKGAIADYSTVIEFKPKNADVYFNRGQLHAHAGEHNEAIADFSRVIELSPKMLDAYRNRALEETQQHDWTGALADETKLIQLQPHEAAAFYGRAAVYELQGAMDDAIADYTRAINLQPTAMTYQLRANAKQIKGDFDGALADLDEAIKKEPINPAAFVARGHLKETRNDWKGAIADFKTAIDLKPDYAPAYGDLGLMLHAVGDLQAALNCLNKAIQINPRNTLAYARRGCVYYSGHAFTNALTDFRIVAQLQPNWDFGHFYIWMARTRLGEGKAAQLELNTYFKYRKGDTNDWNSKIGGFLVGRISESDFLQAAKNPDSKTQSWQMCSANFFAGCKRLYTKDQMLALTYFKKASAATTEPDPERAMSMTEIKFLEAP encoded by the coding sequence ATGAGGCACACCCCCGCCATTTTTTTATCGTTCGCTTTGTCGCTCTTCGTGACGACGACCGCGTTCGCCAATGACGCAGACAAACTTATGGCGGACGGAAGCGCTAAATTCGCGCACGGCGATTTCACAAACGCGATCGCGGATTTTTCTGAAGCCATTAAACTCGAGCCTAAAAACGCCAACGCCCATCTTGATCGCGCTATTGCTCGGCAAAACATTGGCGACATCAAAGGCGCTATCGCGGACTATTCCACGGTAATTGAATTCAAACCGAAGAACGCCGATGTCTATTTCAATCGCGGCCAGTTGCACGCGCATGCGGGCGAGCACAACGAAGCGATTGCCGATTTTTCCCGGGTAATTGAACTCAGTCCCAAAATGCTGGACGCCTATCGCAATCGCGCGCTGGAAGAGACACAACAACACGACTGGACCGGAGCCCTCGCCGACGAGACAAAACTTATCCAACTTCAACCCCACGAAGCCGCGGCTTTCTACGGCCGCGCCGCCGTCTATGAATTGCAAGGCGCGATGGACGATGCCATCGCCGACTACACGCGCGCGATCAATCTGCAACCCACAGCGATGACCTATCAACTGCGCGCGAACGCCAAACAGATCAAAGGAGATTTTGACGGTGCGCTGGCTGATTTAGATGAGGCCATAAAAAAGGAACCCATCAACCCCGCCGCCTTCGTTGCTCGCGGCCATTTGAAAGAAACGCGTAACGACTGGAAAGGCGCCATCGCAGATTTCAAAACCGCGATTGATTTGAAACCCGATTACGCGCCCGCGTATGGCGATCTTGGCCTCATGCTTCACGCCGTCGGCGATCTTCAAGCTGCGCTGAATTGCTTGAACAAGGCCATTCAAATTAATCCGCGAAACACACTCGCGTATGCCCGCCGTGGCTGCGTTTACTACAGCGGCCATGCATTCACAAATGCGCTCACGGATTTCCGAATCGTCGCACAGTTGCAGCCCAACTGGGATTTCGGCCATTTTTATATCTGGATGGCGCGCACCCGCCTCGGCGAAGGAAAAGCCGCCCAACTCGAACTCAATACCTATTTCAAATATCGCAAAGGCGACACCAACGATTGGAATTCCAAGATCGGCGGCTTCCTCGTCGGTCGCATCAGTGAATCCGATTTCCTTCAAGCCGCGAAAAATCCGGATTCCAAGACTCAATCCTGGCAAATGTGTTCCGCCAATTTTTTTGCCGGTTGCAAACGCCTTTATACGAAAGACCAAATGCTCGCGCTGACTTACTTCAAAAAGGCCAGCGCCGCGACCACGGAACCCGATCCCGAACGCGCTATGTCCATGACCGAAATCAAGTTTCTGGAAGCGCCGTAA
- a CDS encoding tetratricopeptide repeat protein, protein MTKHFLLYLVFAITLATTRPGLCDSADDYARDAHLKTKAGDWKGSIGDYDKAIELKPNSAQFYNLRGLSKQTVNDYPGAMADFNKAIELKPNYADAFANRASLKDRNGDYPGAMNDLDEAIKIDPTFYYSYIVRGRLKSDKKDYDGAIADETKVLEIRTNYYGAYSARGYAKMKKNDLIGAISDFNQSLEYQPNSPNVYNLLGLTKTKMRDFDGAIADFTEAIQLKPESELGYVDRGIAEAAKDDWDSAITDYNQAIELNPTSPFVSGTYELLGRAKLAKQDFQGALEALNKSIELNSTNLIARAEALYYRANARIALHDTNNAMEDFNLAISLDPTNPALYVNRGVAKKKQRDWNGAIEDENKAIALNPKDHFAYYNRADAKYGKRDWDGAIKDLDKTLELSPTNFTAYGSRAIAKQYKRDWDGALSDYNKAIELYPKQATYFVNRGLVKYRLKDLEGALEDENEAIQLGASNGSPYRIRGSIKKAAGNPIGAINDYNKAIEVNPTNSFLWHYLGCVYYDQHDFTNALSAFKKEIELKPDSSYPRFRVWLIRTRTGEGDAATIELKTALADGLVGKTNVWEKKVGNFLAGQLSEDDLLAATKDADAKIESERLGEAYFYAGSKHLLAGEKSTAIEEFQKCLATKRDDILEYPSAEAELKFIKEPSQ, encoded by the coding sequence ATGACGAAACATTTCCTGCTCTATCTGGTGTTCGCAATCACACTAGCCACGACGCGTCCCGGCCTTTGCGATTCGGCGGATGACTACGCGCGCGATGCTCATTTGAAAACCAAAGCGGGCGACTGGAAAGGGAGCATTGGCGATTACGATAAAGCCATTGAACTAAAACCCAATTCAGCGCAGTTCTACAACCTTCGCGGTTTGTCCAAACAAACGGTAAATGACTATCCCGGCGCGATGGCTGATTTCAACAAAGCCATTGAGCTTAAACCCAATTATGCTGATGCGTTTGCCAATCGCGCGTCGCTCAAAGACCGCAATGGCGACTACCCGGGCGCGATGAATGACCTTGATGAAGCTATAAAGATAGATCCAACTTTTTATTATTCGTATATCGTCCGAGGCAGGTTGAAAAGCGATAAGAAAGATTACGATGGAGCCATCGCTGACGAAACCAAAGTGCTTGAAATCCGAACAAATTATTATGGCGCATATTCGGCGCGCGGTTATGCGAAAATGAAAAAAAACGATTTGATCGGGGCGATTTCGGATTTTAATCAAAGCCTCGAATACCAGCCCAACTCGCCGAATGTTTATAATCTTTTGGGCCTGACAAAAACGAAAATGCGGGACTTTGACGGAGCGATTGCGGACTTTACCGAAGCGATCCAACTCAAGCCCGAATCTGAACTTGGTTATGTGGATCGTGGCATCGCCGAAGCTGCCAAAGATGATTGGGACAGCGCTATAACGGACTACAATCAGGCAATCGAACTCAACCCCACCTCCCCTTTCGTATCCGGGACTTATGAATTGCTCGGACGGGCAAAGCTAGCCAAGCAGGATTTTCAAGGCGCACTTGAAGCTCTTAATAAATCCATCGAACTGAATTCAACAAACCTGATTGCCCGCGCAGAGGCTTTGTATTATCGAGCCAATGCCCGCATTGCCTTGCACGACACCAATAACGCGATGGAAGATTTCAACCTGGCCATTTCACTCGACCCAACCAATCCTGCACTCTACGTCAATCGCGGCGTGGCAAAGAAGAAGCAAAGGGATTGGAATGGAGCTATCGAAGACGAAAACAAAGCCATCGCTCTCAATCCGAAAGATCACTTTGCTTACTATAACCGTGCGGATGCGAAGTACGGCAAAAGAGATTGGGACGGAGCGATAAAAGACCTGGATAAAACGCTCGAACTTTCGCCAACCAATTTCACCGCTTACGGCTCACGCGCAATAGCGAAACAATATAAACGGGATTGGGATGGCGCCCTTTCCGATTATAATAAAGCGATTGAACTCTATCCAAAACAAGCCACGTATTTCGTCAATCGCGGATTGGTCAAATACCGGCTCAAAGACCTTGAAGGCGCGCTCGAAGATGAGAATGAAGCCATTCAACTCGGTGCCAGCAATGGCTCACCGTATAGAATCCGCGGTTCCATCAAGAAGGCTGCGGGAAATCCCATCGGCGCTATCAATGATTATAACAAGGCGATCGAAGTCAATCCCACAAACTCGTTTTTGTGGCACTACCTCGGCTGCGTCTATTACGATCAGCATGATTTCACCAATGCGTTAAGCGCCTTTAAAAAAGAAATCGAACTCAAACCCGATTCAAGCTATCCGCGCTTTCGCGTGTGGCTCATTCGCACGCGCACAGGTGAAGGCGATGCAGCCACGATAGAACTAAAAACGGCGCTCGCTGATGGCCTGGTCGGCAAAACCAATGTATGGGAAAAGAAAGTTGGCAATTTCCTGGCCGGGCAACTGAGCGAAGATGACCTGCTCGCCGCGACAAAAGATGCAGACGCAAAAATAGAAAGCGAGCGACTCGGTGAAGCTTATTTTTACGCCGGTTCAAAGCATTTACTCGCCGGCGAAAAAAGCACCGCTATCGAAGAATTCCAAAAATGCCTTGCCACCAAACGGGACGACATTCTGGAATACCCCAGCGCCGAAGCCGAACTAAAATTTATCAAAGAACCTTCGCAATAA
- a CDS encoding response regulator produces MSPILLVEDDENDVFFFKLAAKKAGIERPIIIAGDGLQAKSCLEAGEVNQRPSLVFLDLKLPKMSGVEVLQWVRSQRALATMVIVILTSSEADKDIRACYEGGANSYLVKPSKTEELVHLLKMADQYWFNANRIPSLLARL; encoded by the coding sequence ATGAGTCCCATTCTTTTGGTCGAGGACGATGAGAACGATGTTTTCTTTTTTAAACTGGCGGCAAAAAAAGCGGGCATTGAGCGTCCGATAATCATTGCGGGCGACGGCTTGCAGGCGAAAAGCTGCCTGGAGGCTGGCGAGGTGAATCAACGTCCGAGCCTGGTGTTTCTGGATTTGAAATTGCCCAAGATGAGCGGAGTGGAGGTCTTGCAATGGGTTCGTTCCCAACGCGCGCTGGCGACGATGGTTATCGTGATTCTGACTTCTTCCGAGGCGGATAAAGATATTCGGGCTTGCTACGAAGGGGGCGCGAACTCTTATTTGGTGAAGCCGAGCAAAACTGAAGAGTTGGTGCATCTGCTCAAAATGGCCGATCAATATTGGTTTAATGCCAACCGTATTCCGTCGCTGCTGGCGCGGTTGTAA